The following DNA comes from Hordeum vulgare subsp. vulgare chromosome 3H, MorexV3_pseudomolecules_assembly, whole genome shotgun sequence.
TGCATGGATGTGATTTGAGCTTAGGCCATTAAGCATCATCTTCGTGTAGTCCCTATCCAAAAGGAGCAACTGTATTTTGTGATCTCGAATGTGATATATTGATATGTATTCACATATttacaggtgcattgatgtatctTGTATAATTGTAATTTAAAAAACACAAAACTAATCTAGAATAAGTTAATTTTTGTGGTTATAATTGTGCATCCATCTCGAAAAATATTTGTCCATTCATGCCGAATGAGTCTTCCATTGGAAGAGGAGAGTCTCATTCTCATTAGGAGGGTGTAGgcattttttctcccgttgcaacgcacgagcctTTTTCCTAGTTATCTATAAGTTTCCAAGGGTAATGGATTAttagtaatccataatctgattttagctggatagagtagattatgagtttttaataatctaaccatctagtttttataaactgCAATATAATTTATCATGTTTgcagacataatagattataaaatcgGATTATATAATTTGAACGGTTTCAAACAAGGCCATAACTTtttaagaaaaataataaaaacagtAAATTGTACCGAAAAGGCGCTCCGGGGCGTGGGGTAAAGCCGGTCGGGCGCCTGCGTCCTGCATGTGCTGGAGCAGCGGCAACCGAGGCAAAAGGCCATGGCCGATGGCCGCTCCTATCTCCGGCGCAGTGCAGGCCCCGCCAAGATCCAGCACAGCACACCGCATGCAAGGCTGGCGCACGCAGATTAACAAACAATTCCGGGCAAGCCACGGAACGGATCTCGTCTCGTCGTCAGCGTCCCTCTGACACCATCGCCCCGATCCAGAGTAGTAGTATCATATTGCGCCATCGCGGCTGCAACGCCACGCATCCGATCCGTTCTCCAGGGGAAGACGGCGAAAAGAAAAGGCCAAAGCCAAAGCCACAGACGAAACGAAACGAAACGGCCGCGGAAAGAGTAGCGCTTTACACGAGATTTCTGCGCTGCACACGAGTAGTACGTACTACAAAAGCTGGTGAAAAAACAGCGGGGGCAATCAAGCCGGCGTAAACGCCTCATTAACGCGCGGGCGGGGTTAAACCTAAAGCGAGGCGACGGATCCGTCTCGAGAAAAGAGACCGTTCGCGTGGGGCCACGCCTGCCTGATACAGGTGTCACGGAACGAgccggcccagaaggagaacgtcACGCGGGCGGGCgacgttttttttttcttttttttttggtatCGAATCTGGTTGGTGGCGACCGGAGCATGATGGCACGCGCGGGGGAGCACGTCCGCGGGGGGTCGGGCACCGCCTCGTCTCGTCCTCCTCCCATAAGAGGCGACAGGGGACGGCGCGTCTCAGCTGGCACTGGGGGCGCGCGACGGCGACGCCGTGACCGTGACCGTGACCGTGACCGCGACCGCGACGCGCCAGTGGGGGGGCACAAGAGATCGGGAAGGACAGTCGAAACGGCTCGCCGTCGTACGCTCGCGCCACCAACGGCCTGCTCCCCCGCGCGCCGTGGTCCCCGCACGGCCGTAGGTCCCACCGGCGGGAATCAATTCTCGGCGAAACGGTGAGGCGCCTTTCCTCCCTCCGAGCGACGGGTGAGGTGAGGTGAGGTGAGCATAGTAAAAGaggaatagtagtagtagtagtagtatttgcCTGGGGGGAGGTGGGCTACTTCACCACCCAttgccccttctccttctcctccgccccttTCCTTTTCCTCCGCCACTTTCCGCAATGCCTCCCCCGGTCTCCGGTTGGTTGATCTGACCCGTCGAGGTCGAGCCGCCACGACGGGTGGCTTCAGAGGGACGGGAGGTGGGCGGGCAGGGCTTTCGGCGGTTGCTTGCCTTTGAGGTGAAAGCTCGCACGCCCTCTTTCTCTCCCGCTCGATGTGGAAGTCGgatctcttgttttcctctcgggCGCCGCGCTCTTCTTCCTTGCCGCGCTCTTCTTCTCTGCTCTAGTTTGAGGTGCGGCTCAGGGTTGGGCTTTCGGCCGCAGGAGCGAGGGTTTATGTGGGGGATTAAATTCGGTTGGTGTCTGATCCCTCCGCTTCTTGTTTTCACTGCCCGATTGATGGAGCGTCGAGGGGTAACGCGCGGAACTAGGATATCTCTCTGCGTCCAAAAGATGCCTTTCTTGCGATGTTCTGCAACTTATGATGCACAATTACGTCCTGCTGTATCTAATCTTCTCAAATCTCCGCCTGCTATTTTTGCTCCTCGATTCGCTTAAGATTTTGACGAGCTTAGAATTGTGTAGGCCCGCTTGGCTCCGCTGTTCGTGGCTGATTTTCTGTCAGCAAGCTTTCTTCTAGGTGTCAAAACCTGTTTCTTTTCTTTCTGATTTTATTTACACATGGATGCTTGTTTGATTGGGGAACGACAGTACCTTTTGATCTCTAAAAATATATTTTGGTGGGACAACTGTCCTTGTGCCCGATCCACATATGCTGTGATCCATACTGTGTAAACCTTGGATTTTTCTTTTGTGGCCTTTTTTCCCCTTCTGTCATTAGTGTTCTGAAGCTTTGATCTGTTCTGTATACTTTATAAGGTGAAGAAGGTGCATAAAAGGGACACCAAGTATGGCAAAGAAAGGGAAGTGGTTTAGTGCTGTCAGGAGAGTCTTCAGCTCCTCTGATCCGGAGGGGAAAGAAGCTAAGGTATAAAAATACTATACTTTTACATCTACAATTTGACTCGAATTATGCATCTCATTTTTCAGTAAAGCTTTGTCAGTTCAACCATTTTGACATTCGGCGACCTGTATATAGACTGAGAAGGCAGACAAGCCTAAATCCAGGAGGAAATGGCCATTTGGCAAGTCAAAGCGCTTTGATCCACCCACCTCGACAGTGTCAGACATCACTCCAGTAGCTCCATCGCCGCTGCCGCTGCCTCTGCCGCCTACACAGCCTCCTCAGCCACAGCCTGAGGAGATAAAAGATGTCAAGCCAGTCGAAACGGAGAGTGAACAAAACAAGCATGCCTACTCCGTTGCGCTTGCCTCTGCTGTCGCTGCGGAAGCCGCTGCCGTCGCTGCCCAGGCCGCTGCTGAGGTTGTCCGCCTCACAGCAGTCCCCACAGCGACATCAAGGGCACCTGTTTGCTCGCAGGAAGAACTCGCCGCTGTCAAGATTCAGACCGCCTTTAGGGGTTATCTGGTAATGCATCTACGCTTGCTGGATGTTTATTACTCGCTGTTGTTATCTATCTGTATTAATGTCTGCACTTGCTAGCAATACAGTATCAACCATATGCTGTCATTGGTTTGAGTCACCATCTTCTGTTTTTACTGACAGTTGAGAACATGTATGTAAGATGTCAGCCTGGTATGAATTAATATCCTTTAATATACCTGATTTGGTTGGTAGAGAGTTGTTGTCTAATCCATCATTATCATGTCGTTGGTCCAATTTGGAATACAGCCAAGATTGTGCTTTGCTGGTCATATTCAATCATACTTTCATTTGATGATTTCGATGTTCTTACGCATAAGAATGTGAATGATGATATGACAGCTGAATAAAAATAATACAGAATTGCGCAAACCATTATTAGAGTAGAACTCTTAAACCTTACTTCTTGTGGCATGAAAAGTCATATATATGTTCTGTATTTGTGTGGCATTGACTCCTAACTCTTCTTTTTTAGATAGTAAATTGATTAGTCACTCAATTTGCAAAATTATTGTGTAGGCAAGGAGAGCACTGCGTGCGCTGAGAGGACTAGTTAGGCTGAAGTCGCTAGTTGATGGAAATGCCGTCAAACGCCAAACTGCCCACACCTTGCATTGCACACAAACAATGGCAAGAGTTCAAACCCAAATCTACTCTAGAAGGgtgaagatggaggaggagaaacAGGCTCTCCAAAGGCAGCTCCAGTTGAAGCATCAAAGGGAACTTGAGAAAATGAAGGTGAGCACCGTTTTTCAAGTAGTCCTTGCAAGCCTCGTCTTTTTTTTTTTATGAACATAAAACTAGAGCAACTGGGATTAGCTCCCATGTTTTCTTAAATTAAGGAGAACCACGAGGGCTCGAACGCAGGCCGCGGTATGGGCACACGCTTGCATGCGCGCCTCTAGCCAACTGGTCAAGACCAGTTCTCCATAACTTCAGCTTTAGAGTATTTATTTATTGTTTGTATTCAGTAGGCGTCTTAGATGGCTAAAGAATCTATTTTGGGCATTACCTGCCTATTTTATATTTACAGTAGAAAGAGTTATTAGTGATAAATAGTAAAAACATACCACTCACATTGAAGAAAGAGTTTGGATACATACATGGTACCGATTAATGCCGCTAGACTTCTGTTGTAAATATTGAGTTATAGTTCTGATGTAACAAATTTCTTACATCTCTATACTATCCAACTTCCTTTGCAGATCGATGAAGACTGGGATCATAGCCATCAATCCAAAGAACAGATTGAGGCCAGCTTAATTATGAAACAGGAAGCTGCAGTAAGACGAGAAAGAGCACTTGCATATGCATTTTCTCATCAGGCAAGCTGACTTCTTTGATTTCCCCTGATGTATTGTACTTCTATTGTGGGCTCCTTGCTTTTACCTACTGTAATTGTATTTTTCCTCTCAGTATATGTAGTAGTATTTCTCATTATATCGCCAATTCCATTTCTTTTTATCTCATGCAGTGGAAGAATTCTGGTCGAACTGTAACACCAACATTCACAGACCAAGGGAATCCTAATTGGGGCTGGAGCTGGATGGAACGCTGGATGTCAGCAAGGCCTTGGGAGAACCGAGTGGTGTCAAACAAGGATAAAGACACTGCTCTGACGAAGAATCCCAGCACTAACGCTGCTCGAACTTTTGTGCCCCGTGCTCTCTCAATCCAGAGGCCTGCAACACCAAGCAAGTCGAGCCGTCCACCAAGCCGGCAATCACCATCAACACCCCCATCAAAGAACCCTTCTGTTGCAGGAAAATTCAGACCTTCAAGTCCAAGAGATAGCTGGCTATACAGGGAGGATGACCTGAGGAGCATCACAAGCATACGCTCTGAGCGCCCAAGGAGGCTGAGCACAGGTGGAGGCTCGATCCAGGATGATGCGAGCCTAACAAGCACTCCAGCTCTCCCCAGCTACATGCAGTCCACGAAGTCTGCAAGGGCAAAGTCTCGGTACCACATGGTATTCGCCGACAAGTTTGAGGTCCCTGATAGAGCATCTCTGGTCCACTCATCGATAAAGAAGCGCCTGTCCTTCCCAGCTGCAGAGAAACCAAATGTCACACCGGCAGATAAGCTGAAGGAAAGAGCGAGGCGCCATTCGGATCCTCCGAAGGTGGATCCTGCCTCCCTGAAGGATGTCCATGTTGCCTGATATGATCCAATGAACGTCAGGCATTGTCACCTATGATTGCTAGATCGCCATCTTTTCCGTTTTTGTATTCTCTAGTTTAGATTGCAAGGTTGAACCCTCCGTGAAACTGTATGATCTGTCCgggttgatttgagacgattCTAACTGTTTGCAGACAGAGGTTTTTCTCTGTGGGTTGTGGTGTGTGATGCTGCAGAGAAGGAATGTGAAGAGGTAAAAAAAAAAGGTGAGATGATTGGTGTGCGCTTGGTTTTCAGTGTACATTATGAGTTTTTCGAGAGTATGTACATTATTGGCTTGGAGTCCTACTATTGTTAACCACCATGCTTGAAATGTAAGACGCCCAAAATTCCTGACTATTGAGATATGCATGTGTTCTTGATGTGTATGTTATGGCAACTGAATCACTGATTCAGGATGATGCCGCTTGGCATCCTGAGTTGTTGCACTTGGTACCTAGAGCAGTTTCAGTTTTTCCCAGTTGGCTTGCACTTGTTATAAAACCTGTATT
Coding sequences within:
- the LOC123444972 gene encoding protein IQ-DOMAIN 3-like translates to MAKKGKWFSAVRRVFSSSDPEGKEAKTEKADKPKSRRKWPFGKSKRFDPPTSTVSDITPVAPSPLPLPLPPTQPPQPQPEEIKDVKPVETESEQNKHAYSVALASAVAAEAAAVAAQAAAEVVRLTAVPTATSRAPVCSQEELAAVKIQTAFRGYLARRALRALRGLVRLKSLVDGNAVKRQTAHTLHCTQTMARVQTQIYSRRVKMEEEKQALQRQLQLKHQRELEKMKIDEDWDHSHQSKEQIEASLIMKQEAAVRRERALAYAFSHQWKNSGRTVTPTFTDQGNPNWGWSWMERWMSARPWENRVVSNKDKDTALTKNPSTNAARTFVPRALSIQRPATPSKSSRPPSRQSPSTPPSKNPSVAGKFRPSSPRDSWLYREDDLRSITSIRSERPRRLSTGGGSIQDDASLTSTPALPSYMQSTKSARAKSRYHMVFADKFEVPDRASLVHSSIKKRLSFPAAEKPNVTPADKLKERARRHSDPPKVDPASLKDVHVA